The following DNA comes from Terriglobia bacterium.
ACACGGAAAACAGCAGCGTGAGAGCTCCCATGGCCTTCGAGGGAAAACCGGCGAAGAGCTCGAACCCGGTCCCTCTCAGGCTCCTGGGAATGACGACCGGCTGAATCACTCCGCCTTCCCGGGCACGCGCGCTGCTGCGCTTCATTTCGAACAGCGTGAGCGAGCTGAGAGCGGCACAGAGAAACAGAAACAGGCAAAGCAGGAATACAGCATGGCTGGTCAGCACCGCGGCTGTGAGGAGCACACCGAAGCTGAGAAGATAGAGATAGACGTTGTCTCGATCCTCCTGGCGGGTGAGGAGCTTGACGGCGGCAGCAAAGAGCATCAGGTGCAGCGTGCTCAACAAGAGTGAGTGCGAAAGCAGAATGAGGTCCAGGTACCAGGCCGGCAGACCCGCAAGCAGGACTCCCCGCCACGCCCAGGCCGGAAGGGCACGCCGGAGCCGGGCGGTATCGATGAACCAGCCGGCCAGGAGCACGGAGCCAAGCAGCGCGAGAACGATGGGATTGAGCGCCCCGGTCGCAGCGGCGGCCAGGAATCCCGATGCGACCAGGAGGTAGATGGACAGTTTGTAACAGCCAGCGAAGCTCATAGCTCGTCGAAATAGATCACATAGGAGGAGCGCCAGATTGACGCCGGGAAGGTTCCCCTCGGCCTCGAGGTCAGAAAGATCTTGAATACCTTGTCGGACATTATCCGCGCCAACTGATCTTTCTCCAGACCTGTAGAAAATTGCTTGTTCAAATCGGCTTCAGTCTCCGTCAAAGCCCGGCCGCCGGAATCTGCGCCGGCGGCAGGTTCGCATTTGACCACCGCGAGCGAGCGCAAGATGCGGTACAGGTGTTCGATGCCAGTGCCGCGCGCAACATATTCGCCGGGAGTGAGGTATTCGAACTCCGCGCCTTCGCGGACAAAATGCGCTGCCAGGCTGGCAGCAAGGGAGATCGCCCCCTCGAACTGATCTGAAGATTCAGCCTGCGGAGAGTGAATCGCCGTGTCCAGGATGAGGCAGAACTCGCTCTCTTCATCGCGCGCATACTCGCGCGCCATCAGCTTGCCTGTTTTGGCTGTCGCCTTCCAGTGGATCAGGCGCGCGCTTTCCCCTTCGCGATAGGTGCGGATCGCATAAAGACTCTCGCCCTGTCCGGGACGCTTCCCTTCCAGCCTTCCAGGCAAGAAGGGGAGCAGGTGGAAATCGGAGGAGATTTCGCGGATCGAAGGATAAACCAGGACCTCGCCACTCACAGAAACGCGCTCGCCACGGCAGAAAAATCCGAAAGGGAACCGGGTGGAGAGGCGTAGGCCGTCAAGGAGGTATTTGCCTCGGCGCGCAAAAGTTTGTGAGATCAGCTCTGCACGCGCCTCTCCGGGCGGAATCGCCGAAAAATAAGCCGGGTGGTGCAATACCGGGGTTTCTCCGCCGGCACGGGAAGGGGAATCGGAGTTCCAGAACTTGAGCATGCGGAAGAGCCCGGGGCGACGGCGGGTGCGGATGAGGGAGAGGTCCTCGACCAGGATCGAGAACGACGGGAACCACCGCTTCCGGTTCTTCAGTGAGATCTTGATGGAAACGGTTTCTCTTTCGAAAACATTCTGCGGCACCTGCAGGGAAACAAAAAGCGAACGCAACGAGAGGCGCGCGAAGATGCCGGAGGCGACCGCAGCCGAGAGAAGTGTCGCCAGGATCAGGTACAGGAGGTTGTTACCCGTGTTGACGGCGGCCAGCGCAATCAGGAAAACCGAAAGGATGTAAACGCTGCCTGCGCGCGTGATGCTGAAAGAAAAGGGGGAACGCCAGCGGCTCAAATCTACCTCCGGACGTCCGCATCAAAGCGGGATCTCGATGCCCTGAAGGATCTCAGCAAGGATTTCCTCGGCTTCTTCACTGCGTTTGCCGGGGGAGGCATACTTTGCGCTGACGATCACCCTGTGGGATAGTGCCGGCAGTGCCAGCCGCTTGATGTCGTCGGGAATGCAGTAGTCCCGCCCCTCGTAATAAGCGAGGGCCTGAGCCGCGCGATGAAGGGCCAGCGAGCCGCGCGGACTCACCCCGGCGAGCAGAAACTCGGAACGCCTCGTGGCCTCCACAATCGCCAGGATGTAGTCGAGCAGCGACTCATCCAGGCGGACCTCGGTCACGGCCTGTTGAACCTCGAGAATGTCACGGGCCTGCAGTACCGGCGCGATCTGCTCGACGCTCGGCCGGCCATTTGGCCGCCGCAGGATCTCCTTCTCCGCTTCGACCTCCGGATACCCCATGCGAATGCGCAACATGAAGCGATCGAGCTGGGATTCGGGCAGGGGATAGGTACCGTGGTGCTCGATCGGGTTTTGCGTAGCCACGACCATGAACGGACGAGGCAGGGAGTAGGTTTGGTTGTCGACGCTGATTTTCCCTTCGCTCATGGCTTCGAGCAGCGCGCTCTGGGTTTTGGGGGTCGTGCGGTTGATTTCGTCGGCCAGAACCACGTTCGCAAAGATCGGGCCGCGGCGAAACTCGAAGGCCTGCTCGGACTGGTTGAACACGGAAATGCCGAGGATATCCGAGGGCAGAAGATCGCTCGTAAACTGAATCCTGCGGAAGGTGCAATCGAAGGCCTGTGCCAGCGACCGTGCCAGCGTTGTTTTCCCCACGCCCGGCACATCCTCGATCAACAGATGGCCTTCGGCGAGCAGTGCTACCAGAGCCAGCTTGACTGGCTCGGATTTTCCCAGCACGACGGTTTCAATCGCCTGCTGCAGCTTGCGGAGCTTAGGTTCGAGATCAATGGCCGCGGACATGGTTCACCCTTCAAAACAGGTTCTTCTGGCTGCTGGGCGGCAGAATCTTGAAATGCTCGTATGCCTTGCGTGTAGCCATCCGCCCGCGCGGGGTTCGATCCAGGAAACCGATCTGGATGAGGTAGGGCTCGTAGATATCCTCGATCGAATCCTCGTCCTCGCTGATCGCGGCGGAGAGGGCGCCCACCCCCACGGGTCCGCCGTTGTATTTCTCCAGGATCGTGAGCATGAGCTTGCGATCGATCTCGTCAAACCCGTACGTGTCCACGTCCATCATGGTCAATGCGGCCATCGCCACGGGGCGCGTGATGCGGCCATCGGACTTGACCTCGGCGTAATCGCGCACGCGCCGGAGCAGGCGGTTCGCGATGCGCGGTGTGCCGCGGCAGCGCGAGGCAATCTCGTTCGCGCCGTGGTCATCGATTTCCACCCCGAGCAATGCCGCGGATTGATGGACAATGATCGCCAGCTCCTGGTGGCTGTAAAAATCCAGGCGATGGATGATCCCGAAGCGGCCGCGCAGGGGCGCGGTAATCAGGCCGGCGCGCGTCGTCGCCCCGATGAGCGTGAATCGTTGCAGCGGCATCTTGATGCTGCGGGCGCCCGGGCCCTCCCCGATCATGATATCGATGTAGAAGTCCTCCATCGCCGGGTAGAGGATTTCCTCGATGGCCGGATGCAGGCGATGGATTTCGTCGATGAACAGAATATCGTTTTTCTTCAGATTGGTCAGCAGGGCCGCCAGATCGCCCCGCTTCTCAATGACCGGCCCGCTGGTCGTCCGGATGTTCACGTTCATTTCGTTGGCGATCACCGTGGCCAGGGTCGTTTTTCCCAGCCCGGGCGGGCCATACAAAAGCACGTGGTCGAGCGCCTCCTTGCGCCTGGTCGCCGCCCGGATGCTGATTTCGATGTTTTCTTTGACTTTGTCCTGCCCGATGTACTGCTTCAGGTGCTGAGGACGGAGGCTCAGCTCAAAAGACTGCTCCTCGGTACGGGCGACCGGGCTCAGGAGAGTGTGGTGAGAACTCTGTTCCGTCATTGCAGTACGCCAGGTTGAGGCCGCTATCCGGCCAGCATTTGCAGTGTGTGCCTGAGCAGCCCCTCAAAGGAGCGCTCTATATTTCCAGAGCGGAGGACGGCCGCAAGTGCCTTCTCCGCTCCGGCCCTCGGATACCCCAGATTGACCAGGGCGGAGAGCACGTCTTCCTGCAGCCCACCGGCGCCGCGGGATGCGCCGGCCGCCCGCTGCTGCTCCGGCAACAGGAACGGCGTGATCTGGCTCTTCAATTCCAGGACCAGTCTCTCCGCAGTCTTCCGCCCGATCCCTGGGATTGCGGTGAGCCGCGTCAGGTTGCCGTCGGCAATCGCCTGCGCCAACTCCTCTACTTTGGCGCCGGACAGAATCGAGACGGCCAGCCTGGGGCCGATGCCGCTGATGGAGATTAGCTTGAGGAAGAGGTCCTTTTCCCGCTGCGTGCAGAACCCGAACAATGCGAGCGCATCCTCCCGCACGTGGGTGTGCACCTTGAGCGATATCTCGTTCCCTTCCTCGGGGAGCTCGTAGAAGCTCGTGAGCGGGATGGATACCTCGTAGCCGACCCCCTGGACGTCGACCAGGACCAGGTTCGGTTTCTTATGGAGAAGTTTGCCTCTGAGTTGACCTATCATTCGCAGACTGCCGCTTTCCTTAAAAACGGAGGTAAACATAACATAAAACCGAGGGAAGAATCATGCTCCTTGGATCGCGAAGCCAAATCGGGTGATGAGAAAGCATCTCAGGACGCGGAAGAACGCCTGCGGCGCGTCAAAAGCTCCTGCACGCGGACCAGGACCGTGCGGTCGGCGGCGGTCAGCGTTTTTCCGCGTCCAAAATCCAGGTTGGCCCGTGGCTAGATCCCGGATTTCATGCGTTTGGGTGTGCCTCGCAGACGAGGGACGATTCCGAAGATGACTCTTGAATGATTGTGCTGCGTGGTGAACCTTACTTCACACTCGCATTGCGTATGACGCGAACCCCCTTCTTTAACTCCTGCAACTCCTGGTCTGAAAAAGAGTGGTCAAGCGTGCCGGAGAGGGCGAGCTCCCGGTGAACTGCCCGGAAACGATCGCTCGCCTGAATGTCGATGACTGTCAGGTTCCCGTCCAGGACATAGGTGATCCTGCACCCCAGATCGTCCTTTTTCTCAACTGTCTCAATCCGGATGGTCCCCCCATGAACGCTCATCAGACCTGTAACGTCGTAGTCGTCAATCTTCTGGTTGATGCAGCTCCGTGGAAACAGCACAACCGCTTTTTCGCTTCCGCGCATGAATCCCTGAAGCTGATGCACGTCACCCGCAGGCTGGCTGGAGGCGCCGGCAACTTTGCGCGGATCCAGTACCACCAGCGTGGCTGATTTGTAACCGTTGTTGACGTCCGCCAGGAGGATCTCATCGACGCCATCCTGGTCCAGATCCATGGTGTCAATCAACCCCAGGAATCCCGAGTGCCAATACTCGCCAGTCACGTTCCCGTCGTGGTCGAGGATCACGAATTGATTTGGATAGTCTGAGAAGTGGTGACTCGTGACCAGAATCTCGTTTCTCCCATCCTTGTCCGGATCCGCAACCATGAAGTTTGCAATCAGAAAGGGAGGAGAAAAGGTCCTCTCCAGATCCGAAACGGTTCCATTTGTGGCAAAGTGCCATAGTTCCCGGCCTTTGTCGGAGAAGCATATCAGGGTGCATCCGGCCTCGTGCCTGTTGATGGGGTCGTACAGGAGGAGCGTTTCCGTCCTGCCATCCCCGTTAAGATCTCCAAACCACACGGGCGGCCGGGCGGTGGGTTCTGGAACATAGTGTGGGGCATAAACCGGTTCCGGCAATGGCGCCTTCCAGACAATGTTTCCTGCTGAGTCTGTGGCCACAAAAGTTTTGTAATCAAAGTGATAGCCGGCAGGCGGGCCGGGTTTGCCTGCGGCCAAGTAGCTCCGCGCTGAAATGGCCAATGCGATCAGCGCAAGAGCCGTCAATACCAAGGCATAACTCCTGAGGAATCTTACACTGGCGTACCAGGCAGTGCGCCCGTTCTCATGAATCAGCACCGCGGTTTTTTTCCAGTTCTCCAATTCCAGGGGGTCTGCCAAAACCCTGCCACGCGGCCCGGGCAGATGTTTAACAGGCAGGCCTTTCTCCTTTGCCCAGTTTTGGGCGGTGCGCTGGGAGATGCCGAGGTATTCAGCGATTTCCTTCCAGGTAGTCAGTGCTGGAGAGTTTCTATCATTGGTTGCCATAGTAATTTAAAGAACTCTCACTCACACCGGAAAGAATATTAACCAATGCAGCAAAAATTGACGAGCCGGGCCTCGTCAATGCCGCAGAGATACGAAATGCGAAACTTTGCGCTTGCCAGAAGTCTTAACTTAACATCTATTATATCATGGTAATTGGCCGGCCGTATTTACTTTCAGAATCTCAGTCGAGGAAGCTCTCCTGTTTGTGTGCCGGTGTGTTGCCATAGAGTAATTAACATTTTCTAATTCTAGTGGACTGTGGGGATAATTTCTCCTAAAATGGACCAGTAACGAGCGACTTATACGGTTCTCGTAAAATAAATAATCAACTCTGCTTTTAATGGTTTGTAATGGAGATTTGAGGGCGAGTCTCCCCCCGTCGGCCTCATGGATGAGAAGCGCTCCGTAATTCGCATTCTGTTAGCGGATGACCACTCGATCTTTCGTTCAGGATTGAGGTGTCTGCTCGAGCGGGAGCCTGATTTCCGGATCGTGGGTGAAGCTGCGGATGCGCAGGAGACCGCCAGGCTCGCGAGGGAGGGAAAGACCGACATCCTGCTGGTGAGCCTGCAGCTGCCGGGGCTGGCGCGCACGGATCACCTGAGGCGGCTTTATGGCGGCAGGCGGAAAGTGCGTGCCGTCGTGCTCGTCCCAGCAAGCGCCAGGGATGAGATCGCCGACATCTTCCAGCGCGGTGCGTCGGGTGTAGTGCTTAAGGATTCTGCTGCCGAGGTGCTGGTGCTGGGCATTCGCAGCGTCATGGCAGGCAATCTCTGGATCGGCACGCAGGCTGTCGCTCGGAACGGCAAGGGGCCGCGCAAGCTGCCGGATTTGTCGGGCACAAAGCCGCGCCTGAGGAAGTT
Coding sequences within:
- a CDS encoding DUF58 domain-containing protein; amino-acid sequence: MSRWRSPFSFSITRAGSVYILSVFLIALAAVNTGNNLLYLILATLLSAAVASGIFARLSLRSLFVSLQVPQNVFERETVSIKISLKNRKRWFPSFSILVEDLSLIRTRRRPGLFRMLKFWNSDSPSRAGGETPVLHHPAYFSAIPPGEARAELISQTFARRGKYLLDGLRLSTRFPFGFFCRGERVSVSGEVLVYPSIREISSDFHLLPFLPGRLEGKRPGQGESLYAIRTYREGESARLIHWKATAKTGKLMAREYARDEESEFCLILDTAIHSPQAESSDQFEGAISLAASLAAHFVREGAEFEYLTPGEYVARGTGIEHLYRILRSLAVVKCEPAAGADSGGRALTETEADLNKQFSTGLEKDQLARIMSDKVFKIFLTSRPRGTFPASIWRSSYVIYFDEL
- a CDS encoding MoxR family ATPase; its protein translation is MSAAIDLEPKLRKLQQAIETVVLGKSEPVKLALVALLAEGHLLIEDVPGVGKTTLARSLAQAFDCTFRRIQFTSDLLPSDILGISVFNQSEQAFEFRRGPIFANVVLADEINRTTPKTQSALLEAMSEGKISVDNQTYSLPRPFMVVATQNPIEHHGTYPLPESQLDRFMLRIRMGYPEVEAEKEILRRPNGRPSVEQIAPVLQARDILEVQQAVTEVRLDESLLDYILAIVEATRRSEFLLAGVSPRGSLALHRAAQALAYYEGRDYCIPDDIKRLALPALSHRVIVSAKYASPGKRSEEAEEILAEILQGIEIPL
- the ruvB gene encoding Holliday junction branch migration DNA helicase RuvB; the encoded protein is MTEQSSHHTLLSPVARTEEQSFELSLRPQHLKQYIGQDKVKENIEISIRAATRRKEALDHVLLYGPPGLGKTTLATVIANEMNVNIRTTSGPVIEKRGDLAALLTNLKKNDILFIDEIHRLHPAIEEILYPAMEDFYIDIMIGEGPGARSIKMPLQRFTLIGATTRAGLITAPLRGRFGIIHRLDFYSHQELAIIVHQSAALLGVEIDDHGANEIASRCRGTPRIANRLLRRVRDYAEVKSDGRITRPVAMAALTMMDVDTYGFDEIDRKLMLTILEKYNGGPVGVGALSAAISEDEDSIEDIYEPYLIQIGFLDRTPRGRMATRKAYEHFKILPPSSQKNLF
- the ruvA gene encoding Holliday junction branch migration protein RuvA produces the protein MIGQLRGKLLHKKPNLVLVDVQGVGYEVSIPLTSFYELPEEGNEISLKVHTHVREDALALFGFCTQREKDLFLKLISISGIGPRLAVSILSGAKVEELAQAIADGNLTRLTAIPGIGRKTAERLVLELKSQITPFLLPEQQRAAGASRGAGGLQEDVLSALVNLGYPRAGAEKALAAVLRSGNIERSFEGLLRHTLQMLAG
- a CDS encoding helix-turn-helix domain-containing protein — translated: MATNDRNSPALTTWKEIAEYLGISQRTAQNWAKEKGLPVKHLPGPRGRVLADPLELENWKKTAVLIHENGRTAWYASVRFLRSYALVLTALALIALAISARSYLAAGKPGPPAGYHFDYKTFVATDSAGNIVWKAPLPEPVYAPHYVPEPTARPPVWFGDLNGDGRTETLLLYDPINRHEAGCTLICFSDKGRELWHFATNGTVSDLERTFSPPFLIANFMVADPDKDGRNEILVTSHHFSDYPNQFVILDHDGNVTGEYWHSGFLGLIDTMDLDQDGVDEILLADVNNGYKSATLVVLDPRKVAGASSQPAGDVHQLQGFMRGSEKAVVLFPRSCINQKIDDYDVTGLMSVHGGTIRIETVEKKDDLGCRITYVLDGNLTVIDIQASDRFRAVHRELALSGTLDHSFSDQELQELKKGVRVIRNASVK
- a CDS encoding response regulator transcription factor is translated as MDEKRSVIRILLADDHSIFRSGLRCLLEREPDFRIVGEAADAQETARLAREGKTDILLVSLQLPGLARTDHLRRLYGGRRKVRAVVLVPASARDEIADIFQRGASGVVLKDSAAEVLVLGIRSVMAGNLWIGTQAVARNGKGPRKLPDLSGTKPRLRKFGLTRRELEIVAAIVSGYSNREIARKFTISEDTVKHHATNIFDKVGVCNRLELALFAIHHGLVKQVSSGR